In a single window of the Paenibacillus sp. MMS20-IR301 genome:
- a CDS encoding phage tail protein: MSYIVDFKNVSTAGLESSPVADALAGLRANEARYFMNKYKHEFTVVPAAESQDALDYVNSILTKEREITFAAKPLETSGFQVENIKFTYVFYEDGLALNVMYTVDDPKKRAVGFKLSEGMEIPQELASKFKFARQKSKLAGTIRGSFFVIKGEY; the protein is encoded by the coding sequence ATGTCCTATATTGTGGATTTTAAAAATGTGTCTACTGCGGGGCTAGAATCGTCGCCGGTAGCAGATGCGCTGGCCGGTCTGCGTGCGAATGAAGCCCGGTATTTCATGAACAAATACAAGCATGAATTCACAGTTGTACCTGCTGCCGAGAGCCAGGATGCCCTGGATTACGTGAACAGCATTCTGACCAAAGAGCGGGAGATTACGTTTGCTGCCAAGCCGCTCGAAACATCGGGTTTTCAAGTGGAGAATATTAAGTTTACTTATGTATTCTATGAGGATGGACTGGCGCTGAACGTTATGTATACGGTGGATGACCCGAAGAAACGTGCCGTAGGCTTCAAGCTGTCTGAAGGGATGGAGATTCCGCAGGAGCTGGCGAGCAAATTTAAATTTGCCAGACAGAAGTCTAAGCTGGCCGGAACGATCCGCGGTTCATTTTTCGTTATTAAAGGCGAGTATTAG
- a CDS encoding GyrI-like domain-containing protein encodes MANYTVVEKDSFIVAGLGTELKSAYTDYAGISKEKSDFWQNVSRDGRLEHLKSIASNNYIFAVNEAVNGKMMFYAGVMTSAAAPEEARLIQFPKGEYLVVEGTAATSEELANNLAGVAFGQALPEAGHLAYVGGPNTTVELERRGGQIIGEMWIPVIRK; translated from the coding sequence ATGGCAAATTACACTGTGGTAGAGAAAGACAGCTTCATCGTTGCTGGTCTGGGAACCGAACTTAAGAGTGCATATACCGATTATGCGGGAATTAGCAAGGAGAAGTCAGACTTTTGGCAGAATGTCAGCCGGGATGGCCGGCTCGAGCATTTGAAGTCTATCGCATCTAATAACTATATCTTTGCAGTGAATGAAGCGGTGAACGGCAAAATGATGTTCTATGCCGGGGTAATGACATCGGCAGCAGCACCGGAAGAAGCCAGATTGATTCAGTTTCCGAAAGGAGAATATCTCGTTGTGGAAGGAACAGCTGCGACATCTGAAGAGCTGGCTAACAACCTTGCCGGTGTTGCGTTCGGACAGGCTCTGCCGGAAGCCGGTCATCTTGCCTATGTGGGCGGTCCCAATACTACAGTGGAGCTGGAACGGCGCGGCGGACAGATCATTGGCGAAATGTGGATTCCTGTAATAAGAAAGTAA
- a CDS encoding HTH domain-containing protein codes for MKKVERINIIMRYINNRARFTISELMQEFNISRSTAIRDIREIEALGMPLVAEVGRDGGYSVMRNSVLPVVRFTDNEVKALFIAFMATRNNQLPYLKSRQSLTEKLLGLISENQQEDLFLLNQLLLFEGTNPGNPDLLDLSDLPHPMLEKLIQTLLQDRYLLLTVEVQNEVKSDSVYLLQLYREKSQWLIEGFDLLAEQKQIYPVDQLTDVSPLPMRKWPSRKKILETLSKQDAGANLVLELGPKAIAQFKKYHPFKMRLSYTNPYQTTAVLKSFINISQPEEVSEIFNWLLFLGDDIRLITVPDEVRERLHARLHLFYP; via the coding sequence ATGAAAAAAGTTGAACGGATTAACATCATCATGCGTTACATCAACAACCGTGCCCGTTTTACCATCTCAGAACTCATGCAGGAATTCAATATCTCGCGTTCGACTGCTATTCGGGATATCAGGGAGATTGAAGCGCTGGGCATGCCGCTGGTCGCTGAGGTAGGCCGGGACGGCGGTTATTCGGTCATGCGTAATTCGGTGCTGCCTGTCGTCCGCTTTACGGATAATGAGGTTAAGGCGCTTTTTATAGCTTTCATGGCGACCCGGAACAATCAGCTGCCTTACCTTAAGAGCCGCCAGTCGCTGACAGAGAAGCTGCTGGGTCTGATCTCGGAGAATCAGCAGGAGGACCTCTTCCTGCTCAATCAGCTTCTGCTGTTCGAAGGCACCAATCCGGGGAATCCGGATCTGCTTGATCTGTCCGATCTCCCCCATCCCATGCTGGAGAAGCTGATTCAGACCCTGCTGCAGGACAGGTATCTGCTGCTTACCGTTGAGGTTCAGAATGAAGTTAAGTCTGATTCTGTGTACCTCCTGCAGCTGTACCGCGAGAAGAGCCAGTGGCTGATCGAAGGCTTTGACTTATTGGCAGAACAGAAGCAGATTTATCCCGTTGACCAGCTGACGGATGTAAGCCCCCTCCCGATGCGGAAATGGCCCAGCAGGAAGAAGATATTAGAAACGCTTAGCAAACAGGATGCGGGCGCTAACCTAGTCCTGGAGCTTGGCCCGAAGGCCATCGCCCAGTTCAAAAAGTACCACCCGTTCAAAATGCGGCTTTCCTACACCAATCCTTACCAAACTACAGCTGTTCTAAAGAGTTTTATCAATATCAGTCAGCCAGAAGAAGTGAGCGAAATCTTCAATTGGCTGCTGTTTCTGGGCGATGATATCCGGCTGATAACCGTACCGGATGAGGTCCGGGAAAGGCTGCATGCACGGCTGCATTTATTTTATCCATAA
- a CDS encoding helix-turn-helix domain-containing protein: MIEALRKLGLSDLEARCYLALHGQPPSSGYEVAKQVSVSRSNVYAALRSLVDKGVCRAVEGEPITFTNIPIGQVIKLLQADFEHTARLLESELTALPAAPPFFSNWKGGQQVELAVRRLTANAREEILVDLWAEDLHRVEEALLAAERRGIAVHLMVIGEAPTGLKRVIVHSVPQGGPPKSRNFSLLLDKETAILGSFSSHAPPSALESNHPAVLNVLETSYYHDVVMMRIEADFASELEERYGKDYDLIRREHPEMLPKN; encoded by the coding sequence ATGATTGAAGCACTGCGGAAACTGGGCTTGTCCGACCTGGAAGCCCGCTGCTATCTGGCGCTGCACGGCCAGCCGCCCTCTTCGGGCTATGAGGTTGCCAAGCAGGTGTCAGTATCACGCTCCAACGTATACGCAGCCTTGCGCAGTCTGGTGGACAAAGGGGTATGCCGCGCTGTAGAAGGCGAACCGATCACCTTCACGAACATTCCGATCGGGCAGGTGATCAAGCTGCTGCAGGCGGATTTCGAGCATACAGCCCGCCTGCTGGAGAGTGAGCTGACCGCTCTTCCGGCGGCACCTCCCTTCTTCAGCAACTGGAAGGGCGGGCAGCAGGTGGAGCTGGCGGTCCGCCGCCTTACTGCGAACGCCAGGGAGGAGATTCTGGTTGACCTGTGGGCGGAAGACCTGCACCGGGTAGAGGAAGCGCTGCTTGCCGCCGAGCGCCGGGGAATCGCTGTCCACCTGATGGTCATCGGTGAAGCCCCAACTGGTCTGAAGAGAGTTATCGTACATAGTGTACCGCAGGGCGGCCCGCCGAAGTCACGGAATTTCTCACTGCTGCTGGACAAAGAGACGGCAATTCTTGGCAGCTTCAGCAGCCACGCACCGCCATCGGCGCTGGAGAGCAATCATCCGGCGGTACTGAATGTACTCGAGACCTCGTATTACCATGATGTTGTGATGATGCGGATTGAGGCAGATTTCGCAAGTGAACTGGAAGAACGGTACGGGAAGGATTACGACCTGATCCGCCGGGAGCATCCCGAGATGCTGCCGAAGAACTGA
- a CDS encoding MFS transporter has protein sequence MNETGPSVLHNRSFLRLWIARIFSTSAFQMLSVAIGWQMYALTDSAFQLGLVGLAQFLPMLLLTLPAGQTADRYDRRTIVYLCQLVECVVVLVLVLGSIQGWLGAVHLLVAAALLGASRTFEGPASAALVPDIVDREQLPKAAAWSASAMQTAMIVGPSLGGVLVVWGTAAAYIASLAALLVSTVLIFFVKTVHFVKKLDAVNMDTFLSGLKFVFARKIILGTISLDLFAVLLGGATALLPIFAEDILKTGSLGLGLLRSAPAVGAIVVSLILTRYSVERAIGKTLLASLVVFALATVLFGVSHSFWLSLFALFLIGASDVVSVVIRSTLVQVNTPQDMQGRVNAVNSLFIGTSNQLGEFESGTMAGLVGAVPATVIGGLGTLAISVIWFYWLFPVLRNLKTYRAEEV, from the coding sequence TTGAATGAAACCGGTCCCTCCGTCCTCCATAACCGCTCGTTCCTGCGGTTATGGATTGCACGGATCTTCTCAACCAGCGCGTTCCAAATGCTGTCAGTCGCTATCGGCTGGCAGATGTACGCCTTAACAGACAGCGCATTTCAGCTCGGCCTGGTCGGGCTGGCCCAATTCCTGCCCATGCTACTGCTGACGCTGCCGGCCGGACAAACTGCAGACCGCTATGACCGCCGCACCATCGTGTATCTCTGCCAGCTGGTGGAGTGCGTTGTGGTGCTGGTGCTTGTCCTTGGCAGCATTCAGGGCTGGCTCGGTGCGGTTCATCTGCTGGTTGCCGCCGCTCTCCTGGGTGCGTCCCGCACCTTTGAGGGCCCGGCTTCAGCGGCACTTGTCCCGGACATTGTGGACCGTGAGCAGCTGCCGAAGGCAGCCGCCTGGTCCGCCTCAGCCATGCAGACGGCGATGATCGTCGGACCGTCGCTTGGCGGTGTGCTTGTCGTCTGGGGTACGGCAGCGGCGTATATCGCTTCCCTGGCAGCCCTTCTGGTATCGACCGTACTGATCTTCTTCGTCAAGACGGTTCACTTCGTGAAGAAGCTGGACGCGGTCAATATGGATACCTTCCTCAGCGGGCTGAAATTCGTGTTTGCCCGCAAAATCATCCTGGGCACCATCTCGCTGGACCTGTTCGCCGTGCTGCTGGGCGGCGCGACAGCCCTGTTGCCGATCTTCGCCGAGGATATCCTGAAGACCGGGTCGCTTGGTCTGGGTCTGCTGCGCTCGGCTCCGGCGGTTGGCGCCATCGTCGTTTCGCTTATTCTGACCCGTTATTCTGTGGAACGGGCCATCGGCAAGACCCTGCTTGCCTCGCTGGTTGTGTTCGCTTTGGCCACGGTGCTGTTCGGTGTCTCCCACAGCTTCTGGCTGTCCCTATTCGCCTTGTTCCTGATCGGCGCATCCGATGTGGTAAGTGTTGTTATCCGTTCGACTCTCGTTCAGGTGAACACGCCGCAGGATATGCAGGGCCGTGTCAACGCGGTCAACTCACTGTTCATCGGCACCTCGAACCAGCTGGGCGAATTCGAGTCGGGCACGATGGCCGGACTTGTCGGAGCGGTACCCGCTACGGTGATCGGCGGTCTCGGCACACTCGCGATCTCTGTCATCTGGTTCTACTGGCTCTTCCCGGTTCTGCGGAATCTGAAGACGTACAGGGCTGAAGAGGTTTAG
- a CDS encoding FMN-binding protein — translation MSSCAEKGDSFVRAVRKNRRRFRIGLIIGIILLAAGLATAVAFLADAQERREIQALEIERIDFAHLQDGTYVGEYAGTRGSTRNAIVEASVSEGRIIKIRILKGALDSKGVPAELGNGMTIGSLFQRVLDNQSLQVDVISGATLTSKAHLKALENALKQAQPK, via the coding sequence ATGAGCAGCTGTGCAGAGAAGGGGGATAGTTTCGTGAGAGCAGTTAGAAAGAACAGGAGAAGGTTTAGAATAGGGCTTATTATCGGCATTATTCTGCTAGCAGCCGGGCTGGCAACGGCAGTTGCTTTTCTTGCAGATGCGCAAGAACGCCGGGAAATTCAGGCGCTGGAAATTGAAAGGATCGATTTTGCCCATCTACAGGATGGAACCTATGTCGGAGAATATGCCGGAACCAGGGGAAGTACCAGGAATGCAATTGTTGAAGCCTCCGTATCTGAGGGCAGAATTATCAAGATACGCATACTGAAAGGCGCATTGGACAGTAAGGGGGTTCCTGCCGAATTGGGCAATGGAATGACCATAGGCAGCTTATTTCAAAGGGTACTGGACAACCAATCATTACAAGTGGATGTAATCAGCGGAGCAACGCTTACCTCCAAAGCCCACCTGAAGGCTTTGGAGAATGCGTTGAAACAGGCACAACCCAAATGA
- a CDS encoding TetR/AcrR family transcriptional regulator gives MEDKKVIIYTCAKEIFSTKGFKDTNISEITKKAGMAVGTFYNYYPSKEKLFMEIFLDENAKLKQACFQSLDLEQSPMDVIGQMLELNVNGTKNNPILREWYNRNVFEKLEQMFREENGVESVDFLYDNFLELISLWQKQGKMRTDIDSKMIMMVFAAIINVDTHKEEIGIDYFPELLHLMTELIMASLMDCS, from the coding sequence TTGGAAGACAAGAAGGTAATCATTTATACATGTGCCAAGGAAATATTCAGCACAAAGGGTTTTAAGGATACCAATATCTCAGAAATCACAAAAAAAGCCGGGATGGCCGTAGGGACTTTTTACAACTATTATCCATCCAAAGAAAAGCTCTTTATGGAAATTTTCCTGGATGAAAATGCCAAGCTCAAGCAGGCATGCTTTCAGTCACTGGATCTGGAACAGAGTCCAATGGATGTAATCGGCCAGATGCTTGAATTAAATGTAAATGGAACGAAGAATAACCCCATTTTGCGTGAATGGTACAACAGAAATGTATTTGAAAAGCTGGAACAAATGTTTCGTGAAGAAAACGGTGTTGAAAGTGTGGATTTCCTTTATGACAATTTTCTGGAGCTCATTTCACTGTGGCAGAAGCAAGGGAAAATGCGGACAGATATTGACAGTAAGATGATTATGATGGTTTTCGCGGCAATCATAAATGTGGATACACATAAAGAGGAAATCGGGATTGATTATTTCCCCGAGCTGCTGCATCTAATGACGGAGCTTATTATGGCAAGCTTGATGGACTGCTCCTAG
- a CDS encoding ABC transporter substrate-binding protein, with the protein MKHNKSKAALLLTVLIVSSLAATACGNSNDSGTAEPASTASPATDNASSDTPKLEPYKLKLVYEGAPQADEAIVEEALNKLLTEKINATIDLAPIDWGAWDDKINLMIASREPVDVLFTASWNGYAKNVAKGAYLDLGPLLDEYGQGIKDSLDPAFLNGSKINGKNYGVPTNKELASSGGIVYRKDIADELGIDMSQVKKIEDLEAVYKIVKEKKPNMYPLYTTGGTFAAHSFVELDFLGDTTIPGAIDKNGADAVVKPAEDFPQYLNALKVTRDYFLKGYVNKDAATSQTSSLDAYKTGNVFSTVEPLKPGKAEEIASATALDGKLAQITLTGKTVATSETTGAMLAVSSTSKNPERAMMLINLLHTDQEIVNLLNFGIEGTHFTLAGNVMTQTDKSGQYAPGVAWELGNQFLNYVWNTEAPDKWEQFKKFNEGAKSSPALGFTFDSEPVKSEVGALANVLREYQKALETGSVDLDEMLPKYIAAQKSAGLDKVIAEKQRQLDEFLASKK; encoded by the coding sequence ATGAAACACAACAAAAGTAAGGCTGCACTTCTGCTAACAGTGTTAATTGTCTCGTCACTCGCTGCTACAGCTTGCGGAAATTCCAATGATTCCGGCACAGCAGAACCTGCTTCCACCGCAAGTCCGGCCACAGACAACGCCTCGTCCGATACACCGAAGCTGGAGCCTTATAAGCTAAAGCTCGTCTACGAAGGCGCACCGCAGGCGGATGAAGCCATCGTCGAAGAAGCGCTGAACAAGCTGCTGACAGAGAAAATCAACGCAACGATCGATCTCGCCCCTATCGACTGGGGAGCATGGGATGATAAAATCAACCTGATGATCGCTTCCCGTGAGCCGGTGGATGTTCTGTTTACCGCTTCATGGAACGGCTATGCGAAGAATGTAGCTAAAGGCGCTTATCTCGATCTTGGGCCATTGCTGGATGAATATGGCCAGGGCATCAAGGACAGCTTAGACCCTGCCTTCCTGAACGGTTCTAAGATTAACGGCAAGAATTATGGCGTTCCAACCAATAAAGAGCTCGCTTCGTCTGGAGGTATCGTATACCGGAAGGATATTGCCGATGAGCTCGGTATCGATATGAGCCAGGTAAAGAAGATTGAGGACCTCGAAGCAGTCTATAAAATCGTCAAAGAGAAGAAGCCAAACATGTATCCGCTATACACGACCGGCGGTACGTTCGCTGCCCACTCCTTTGTGGAGCTGGATTTCCTGGGTGATACAACCATCCCGGGGGCGATCGACAAGAATGGGGCAGATGCGGTAGTCAAACCTGCAGAGGATTTCCCACAATATTTAAATGCACTGAAAGTAACCCGTGATTACTTCCTGAAGGGTTATGTCAACAAAGATGCGGCTACTTCCCAGACTTCATCGCTTGATGCTTACAAAACGGGCAATGTATTCTCTACGGTAGAACCGCTCAAGCCGGGGAAGGCAGAGGAAATCGCCTCGGCCACAGCGCTTGACGGCAAGCTTGCCCAGATTACATTGACAGGCAAAACTGTCGCAACCTCGGAGACCACGGGTGCCATGCTGGCCGTCTCTTCAACATCCAAGAACCCGGAACGTGCCATGATGCTGATTAACTTGCTGCATACCGATCAGGAAATTGTCAATCTGCTGAACTTCGGGATTGAAGGCACACACTTCACGCTTGCCGGCAATGTCATGACACAGACGGACAAATCCGGCCAGTACGCACCTGGGGTTGCCTGGGAGCTGGGTAACCAATTCCTGAACTATGTCTGGAACACAGAGGCACCGGATAAATGGGAGCAGTTCAAGAAATTCAACGAAGGCGCCAAATCCTCACCGGCACTCGGCTTCACCTTTGACAGCGAACCGGTCAAGTCGGAAGTCGGGGCGCTGGCCAACGTCTTAAGAGAATATCAGAAAGCACTTGAGACAGGTTCGGTCGATCTGGATGAAATGCTGCCTAAGTATATTGCGGCCCAGAAATCGGCAGGACTTGATAAAGTCATTGCCGAGAAGCAGAGACAGCTGGATGAATTCCTTGCCAGTAAGAAGTAA
- a CDS encoding carbohydrate ABC transporter permease → MANTKSEFMTSTNSKNQLSGTASLLINIFFVIYSALCIVPLLLIISVSLSDEQSVMTHGYRFLPENFNLAAYRFLIKDIDQIVHSYGISITVTVVGTLLSVMAIALYAYPISRNNFPQAKFFTFFVFLTMLISGGLVPWYLVYVQMLDLKDTLWSLIMPLIMSAFWVLIMRTFFKETVPEAVLESAKIDGAGELRIFIRIVLPLSLPVLATVALFQTLTYWNDWFLSLVFITDNHNISVQYFMYKMMVNIQYLSSNPNAMAEITRAGGMINFPSETVRMAMVVVGVGPIVFAYPFFQKYFIRGLTVGSVKG, encoded by the coding sequence ATGGCCAATACTAAAAGTGAATTTATGACCAGTACCAATTCCAAGAATCAGCTGTCCGGGACAGCATCGCTCCTGATTAATATTTTCTTCGTAATCTATTCAGCGCTCTGCATCGTGCCGCTGCTGCTGATTATTTCCGTCTCGCTCTCCGATGAGCAGTCGGTAATGACACACGGGTACCGTTTCCTCCCGGAAAACTTCAATCTGGCGGCGTACCGGTTCCTGATAAAAGATATTGACCAGATCGTTCATTCCTATGGGATATCTATCACTGTAACGGTGGTTGGTACGCTCCTCAGTGTCATGGCAATCGCATTATACGCTTATCCCATTTCGCGGAATAACTTCCCGCAGGCCAAGTTCTTCACCTTCTTTGTTTTTCTGACGATGCTGATCTCCGGCGGTCTGGTTCCCTGGTATCTGGTCTACGTGCAGATGCTGGACTTGAAGGATACGCTGTGGTCACTTATTATGCCGCTGATTATGTCTGCATTCTGGGTGCTGATCATGCGTACCTTCTTCAAGGAGACCGTTCCGGAAGCTGTGCTGGAATCCGCCAAAATTGACGGTGCCGGAGAGCTGCGGATCTTCATCCGGATCGTACTTCCGCTGTCCCTTCCGGTTCTGGCGACAGTCGCATTGTTCCAGACCCTGACCTATTGGAACGACTGGTTCCTGAGTCTGGTGTTTATCACCGACAACCACAACATATCGGTGCAGTACTTCATGTACAAGATGATGGTCAATATTCAGTATCTGTCCAGCAACCCGAATGCAATGGCAGAGATTACCCGGGCCGGGGGAATGATTAACTTTCCGAGTGAGACTGTCCGGATGGCAATGGTGGTGGTAGGTGTCGGGCCAATCGTGTTTGCGTACCCGTTCTTTCAGAAGTACTTCATCAGAGGTTTGACTGTCGGTTCTGTCAAAGGCTGA
- a CDS encoding ABC transporter permease, translating to MPLPVNQKSVRTGRKLSVTRNLRTYWMFYVMMLPGIILLLINNYIPMFGIVIAFKTINYQDGILGSPWAGLKNFEYLFASKDSYIIIRNTLLYNSLFIVLNLGLPLAFALMLNEMKNRFLSKLHQTIMFLPYFLSMIVISYLVYGFMSDERGYFNGTLLPAMGLEPVRWYFTKEVWPVILPIINTWKNMGYYTVVYMAAIIGIDEEFYEAATIDGANKWQQMKKITIPLILPVITIMTLLQIGKIFNADFGLFFQVPRESGALFPVTNVIDTYVYRTFLTVGDIGLSSAAGLFQSVVGFMLVFLSNWVVRRINPENALF from the coding sequence ATGCCGCTTCCAGTGAACCAGAAGTCCGTACGGACGGGACGCAAATTATCCGTCACGAGAAATCTCCGGACGTACTGGATGTTTTATGTGATGATGCTGCCGGGAATTATTCTGCTTCTGATTAATAACTATATCCCTATGTTCGGGATCGTAATTGCATTCAAGACAATCAATTATCAGGACGGAATTCTGGGAAGTCCCTGGGCGGGACTGAAGAACTTCGAATATCTGTTTGCTTCCAAAGATTCATATATCATCATCCGTAATACACTGCTCTATAATTCCCTGTTCATTGTATTGAACCTGGGGCTTCCGCTGGCCTTTGCGCTGATGCTTAACGAGATGAAGAACCGTTTCCTCTCGAAGCTGCATCAGACAATAATGTTCCTGCCGTATTTTCTCTCGATGATCGTGATCTCTTATCTGGTCTACGGATTCATGAGCGATGAGCGCGGCTACTTCAATGGTACGCTGCTGCCGGCGATGGGGCTTGAGCCAGTGCGCTGGTATTTCACGAAGGAAGTGTGGCCGGTCATTCTGCCGATCATTAATACATGGAAGAACATGGGCTACTACACAGTTGTATATATGGCGGCTATTATCGGCATCGATGAAGAGTTCTATGAAGCGGCAACTATCGACGGAGCGAACAAATGGCAGCAGATGAAAAAGATCACGATTCCGTTAATTCTGCCGGTTATTACGATTATGACGCTATTGCAGATCGGTAAGATCTTCAATGCTGATTTCGGCCTCTTCTTTCAGGTACCGCGTGAATCGGGAGCCCTATTCCCTGTGACGAATGTTATCGATACCTATGTCTACCGCACCTTCCTGACGGTCGGGGATATCGGACTTTCGTCAGCGGCAGGCCTGTTCCAGTCGGTCGTCGGTTTCATGCTCGTCTTCCTGTCCAACTGGGTCGTCCGCCGCATCAATCCCGAGAACGCGCTGTTCTAA